Proteins found in one Streptomyces sp. CB09001 genomic segment:
- the fmt gene encoding methionyl-tRNA formyltransferase, with product MKLVFAGTPEVAVPALDALIASGRHEVAAVVTRPDAPAGRGRRLVASPVAERAEEAGIEVLKPAKPRDPDFLERLREIAPDCCPVVAYGALLPRVALDVPARGWVNLHFSLLPAWRGAAPVQHALMAGDEITGASTFLIEEGLDSGPVYGTVTETVRPTDTSGDLLTRLAFAGAGLLAATMDGIEDDSLDAVPQPDDGVTLAPKITVEDARIDWTAPALRVDRVVRGCTPAPGAWTTFRGERLKLVQAVPLPDRSDLAPGQLAAGKNNVYVGTGSHAVELLWVQAQGKKPMRAADWARGARITEGEVLGD from the coding sequence ATGAAGCTCGTCTTCGCCGGTACCCCCGAGGTCGCCGTTCCCGCCCTGGACGCCCTGATCGCCTCCGGGCGGCACGAGGTGGCCGCCGTCGTCACGCGGCCGGACGCTCCGGCCGGGCGGGGACGCCGGCTGGTCGCCTCGCCCGTGGCCGAGCGGGCCGAGGAGGCGGGCATCGAGGTGCTCAAGCCCGCGAAGCCGCGCGATCCCGACTTCCTGGAGCGGCTGCGCGAGATCGCGCCCGACTGCTGCCCCGTCGTCGCCTACGGCGCCCTGCTGCCCCGCGTCGCCCTGGACGTGCCCGCCCGCGGCTGGGTCAACCTGCACTTCTCGCTGCTGCCCGCCTGGCGCGGCGCCGCCCCCGTGCAGCACGCGCTGATGGCGGGCGACGAGATCACCGGCGCGTCCACCTTCCTGATCGAGGAGGGCCTGGACTCCGGCCCCGTCTACGGGACGGTCACCGAGACCGTCCGACCCACCGACACCAGCGGCGACCTGCTGACCCGGCTGGCCTTCGCCGGAGCCGGTCTGCTCGCGGCCACCATGGACGGCATCGAGGACGACAGCCTCGACGCCGTTCCGCAGCCGGACGACGGCGTCACCCTCGCCCCGAAGATCACCGTCGAGGACGCCCGGATCGACTGGACCGCCCCGGCGCTGCGGGTGGACCGGGTGGTGCGCGGCTGCACTCCGGCCCCCGGCGCCTGGACCACCTTCCGCGGCGAGCGGCTCAAGCTCGTGCAGGCCGTTCCGCTGCCCGACCGGAGCGACCTCGCCCCAGGACAGCTCGCCGCCGGGAAGAACAACGTGTACGTCGGCACCGGCTCGCACGCCGTCGAGCTGCTGTGGGTGCAGGCACAGGGCAAGAAGCCGATGCGGGCCGCGGACTGGGCGCGCGGGGCGCGGATCACCGAGGGCGAGGTGCTCGGCGACTGA
- the rpoZ gene encoding DNA-directed RNA polymerase subunit omega, translating into MSSSISAPEGIINPPIDELLEATDSKYSLVIYAAKRARQINAYYSQLGEGLLEYVGPLVDTHVHEKPLSIALREINAGLLTSEAIEGPAQ; encoded by the coding sequence GTGTCCTCTTCCATCTCCGCGCCCGAGGGCATCATCAACCCGCCGATCGACGAGCTCCTCGAGGCCACGGACTCGAAGTACAGCCTCGTGATCTACGCGGCCAAGCGGGCCCGCCAGATCAACGCGTACTACTCGCAGCTCGGCGAGGGCCTCCTCGAGTACGTCGGTCCGCTCGTCGACACCCACGTCCACGAGAAGCCGCTCTCGATCGCCCTGCGCGAGATCAACGCGGGGCTGCTGACCTCCGAGGCCATCGAGGGTCCGGCGCAGTAA
- a CDS encoding primosomal protein N' — translation MSSENGPEQGDAQDAPPEQLALIRETVRKAKTPRAKPRTWRGAALAKELPVARVLVDKGVLHLDRYFDYAVPEELDAEAQPGVRVRVRFGAGRHRVRDGRREGGGLIDGYLVERLAESDYAGPLAALAQVVSPERILDEELLGLVRAVADRYAGSVADVLQLAVPPRNARAEKRASPQPLSAPPVPEPGSWSRYEQGAAFVAALASGGAPRAVWNALPGPQWTDELARAVAATLASGRGALVVLPDGRAVARADSALTELLGEGRHAVLTADAGPEKRYAQWLAVRRGAVRAVIGTRAAMFAPVRDLGLVALWDDGDDSHSEPHAPQPHAREVLLLRAAQDRCAFLLGGWSCTVEAAQLVETGWARPLIAAREQVRAAVPLVRTVGDQDLARDEAARAARLPTLAWQAVRDGLRHGPVLVQVPRRGYVPRMACAACRTPARCRNCSGPLEGQESGPALRCGWCGREENAWHCPECGAFRLRAQIVGARRTAEELGRAFPAVPVRTSGREHVLDTVSETPALVVSTPGAEPVAEGGYAAALLLDGWAMLGRPDLRAGEDALRRWLAAAALVRPQSAGGTVVAVAEPTLRPVQALVRWDPVGHALRELAERAELGFPPVSRMAAVAGPPEAVTGFLDAVELPREAEVLGPVPLPVTPAGRPRRVGAPPPGEHWERALVRVPPGRGAALAGALKAAQAARTARGSDTAVWVRIDPPDIG, via the coding sequence GTGAGCAGCGAGAACGGACCGGAGCAGGGCGACGCGCAGGACGCGCCGCCCGAGCAGCTCGCGCTCATCCGGGAGACCGTGCGCAAGGCGAAGACCCCGCGGGCCAAGCCGCGCACCTGGCGCGGGGCAGCGCTCGCCAAGGAGCTGCCGGTCGCCAGGGTCCTCGTCGACAAGGGCGTGCTGCACCTCGACCGGTACTTCGACTACGCCGTACCCGAGGAGCTGGACGCCGAGGCCCAGCCGGGTGTGCGGGTGAGGGTGCGTTTCGGCGCCGGACGGCACCGGGTGCGGGACGGGCGGCGCGAGGGCGGCGGGCTCATCGACGGCTACCTGGTCGAGCGGCTGGCGGAGTCCGACTACGCGGGGCCGCTGGCCGCGCTGGCCCAGGTCGTCTCGCCCGAGCGGATCCTCGACGAAGAGCTGCTCGGCCTCGTCCGGGCGGTCGCGGACCGGTACGCGGGCAGCGTCGCCGACGTCCTCCAGCTCGCCGTACCACCGCGCAACGCGCGCGCCGAGAAGCGGGCCTCGCCGCAGCCTCTGTCCGCACCGCCGGTGCCCGAGCCGGGATCCTGGTCGCGGTACGAGCAGGGGGCCGCGTTCGTGGCCGCCCTCGCGTCCGGCGGCGCGCCCCGGGCGGTGTGGAACGCGCTGCCCGGCCCGCAGTGGACGGACGAGCTGGCACGGGCCGTGGCGGCGACGCTGGCCTCCGGCCGGGGCGCCCTCGTGGTCCTGCCGGACGGGCGGGCGGTCGCCCGCGCCGACTCCGCGCTCACCGAGCTCCTGGGCGAGGGACGGCACGCGGTGCTCACCGCCGACGCCGGTCCCGAGAAGCGGTACGCGCAGTGGCTCGCGGTGCGCCGAGGGGCCGTACGGGCCGTGATCGGGACCCGGGCCGCCATGTTCGCGCCGGTTCGGGACCTCGGTCTGGTCGCCCTGTGGGACGACGGCGACGACAGCCACAGCGAGCCGCACGCCCCGCAGCCGCACGCCCGCGAGGTGCTGCTGCTGCGCGCCGCCCAGGACCGGTGCGCCTTCTTGCTGGGCGGCTGGAGCTGCACCGTGGAGGCGGCCCAGCTCGTGGAGACCGGCTGGGCCCGGCCGCTGATCGCCGCGCGGGAGCAGGTACGGGCGGCCGTGCCGCTGGTGCGGACCGTGGGGGACCAGGACCTGGCCCGGGACGAGGCCGCCCGCGCCGCGCGGCTGCCCACCCTCGCCTGGCAGGCCGTGCGGGACGGGCTGCGGCACGGACCGGTACTCGTGCAGGTGCCCCGGCGGGGTTACGTACCCCGGATGGCCTGCGCGGCGTGCCGGACGCCCGCGCGGTGCAGGAACTGTTCGGGGCCCCTGGAGGGGCAGGAGTCCGGACCCGCCCTGCGGTGCGGCTGGTGCGGGCGCGAGGAGAACGCCTGGCACTGCCCGGAGTGCGGGGCGTTCCGGCTGCGGGCGCAGATCGTGGGCGCCCGCCGCACCGCGGAGGAGCTGGGGCGGGCCTTCCCGGCCGTGCCCGTGCGCACCTCCGGGCGGGAGCACGTGCTGGACACCGTGTCCGAGACCCCGGCGCTGGTGGTCAGCACCCCGGGGGCCGAACCCGTGGCGGAGGGCGGCTACGCGGCGGCGCTGCTGCTCGACGGCTGGGCGATGCTCGGCCGCCCCGATCTGCGTGCCGGAGAGGACGCGCTGCGGCGCTGGCTGGCCGCCGCCGCCCTGGTGCGCCCGCAGAGCGCCGGGGGCACCGTCGTCGCGGTCGCCGAGCCGACACTGCGGCCGGTGCAGGCGCTGGTGCGCTGGGACCCGGTCGGACACGCGCTGCGGGAGCTGGCGGAGCGGGCCGAGCTGGGCTTTCCGCCGGTGTCGCGGATGGCGGCCGTGGCGGGGCCGCCGGAGGCCGTGACCGGCTTCCTCGACGCGGTCGAACTGCCCCGGGAGGCGGAGGTGCTCGGCCCGGTGCCACTGCCGGTCACGCCGGCGGGACGACCGCGGCGGGTGGGGGCGCCGCCGCCCGGGGAGCACTGGGAGCGTGCGCTGGTCCGGGTACCGCCGGGCCGCGGGGCGGCGCTGGCCGGTGCGCTGAAGGCCGCTCAGGCGGCGCGGACGGCACGCGGGAGCGACACGGCGGTGTGGGTGCGCATCGATCCGCCCGACATCGGGTGA
- a CDS encoding transcription antitermination factor NusB — protein MSEQPRRPRKPGKPGKPYRRPQKDPVRILAFEALRAVDERDAYANLVLPPLLRRAREKEGPEKFDARDAALATELVYGTLRRQGTYDAIIADCVDRPLREVDPPVLDVLGLGVHQLLGTRIPSHAAVSASVELARVVLGDGRAKFVNAVLRKVARDDLDGWLERVAPPYDQDPEDHLAVVHSHPRWVVSALWDSLGGGRAGIEELLAADNERPEVTLVARPGRATREELLGEEAAVPGRWSPYAVRLSEGGEPGAVEAVREGRAGVQDEGSQLVALALANAPLDGPDRRWLDGCAGPGGKAALLGALAAERGAFLLASEKQPHRAGLVARALDGNPGPYQVIAADGTRPAWRPGSFDRVLVDVPCTGLGALRRRPEARWRRRPEDLDGFAPLQRGLLRNALEAVRVGGVVAYATCSPHLAETRAVVTDVLKQHPGTELLDARPLLPGVPGLGEGPDVQLWPHVHGTDAMYLALVRRTS, from the coding sequence GTGAGCGAGCAGCCCCGCCGTCCCCGCAAGCCCGGCAAGCCCGGCAAGCCGTACCGCAGACCCCAGAAGGACCCCGTCCGCATTCTCGCCTTCGAGGCGCTCCGGGCCGTGGACGAGCGGGACGCCTACGCCAACCTGGTCCTGCCGCCGCTGCTGCGCAGGGCGCGGGAGAAGGAGGGCCCCGAGAAGTTCGACGCGCGGGACGCCGCCCTCGCCACCGAGCTCGTCTACGGGACGCTGCGGCGGCAGGGGACGTACGACGCGATCATCGCGGACTGCGTGGACCGGCCGCTGCGCGAGGTCGATCCGCCGGTGCTCGATGTCCTCGGCCTGGGCGTGCACCAGTTGCTGGGGACGCGTATCCCGAGCCACGCCGCCGTCTCCGCCTCCGTGGAGCTGGCGCGGGTCGTGCTCGGGGACGGACGGGCCAAGTTCGTCAACGCCGTGCTGCGCAAGGTCGCCCGGGACGACCTGGACGGCTGGCTGGAGCGGGTCGCCCCGCCCTACGACCAGGACCCCGAGGACCACCTGGCCGTCGTGCACTCGCACCCGCGCTGGGTCGTCTCCGCGCTGTGGGACTCGCTGGGCGGCGGCCGGGCGGGCATCGAGGAACTGCTGGCCGCCGACAACGAACGCCCCGAGGTCACCCTCGTCGCGCGGCCGGGCCGGGCCACCCGCGAGGAACTGCTCGGCGAGGAGGCCGCCGTACCGGGGCGCTGGTCGCCGTACGCGGTGCGGCTGAGCGAGGGCGGCGAACCCGGGGCCGTCGAGGCCGTGCGGGAGGGCCGCGCCGGTGTGCAGGACGAGGGCAGCCAGCTGGTCGCCCTGGCCCTCGCCAACGCGCCCCTGGACGGACCGGACCGGCGCTGGCTGGACGGGTGCGCGGGGCCCGGCGGCAAGGCCGCGCTGCTCGGCGCCCTGGCCGCCGAGCGGGGCGCCTTCCTGCTGGCCTCCGAGAAGCAGCCGCACCGCGCCGGGCTCGTGGCCAGGGCCCTGGACGGAAATCCCGGCCCTTACCAGGTGATCGCCGCCGACGGGACCCGCCCGGCGTGGCGGCCCGGGAGCTTCGACCGCGTTCTGGTCGACGTGCCGTGCACGGGCCTGGGCGCCCTCAGGCGCCGACCGGAGGCGCGCTGGCGGCGTCGCCCCGAGGATCTTGACGGCTTCGCCCCGCTCCAGCGCGGCCTGCTCCGCAATGCCCTGGAGGCCGTTCGGGTCGGGGGCGTCGTCGCCTACGCGACCTGCTCGCCGCACCTCGCCGAGACCCGCGCCGTCGTGACGGACGTCCTCAAGCAGCACCCCGGCACCGAGCTGCTCGACGCCCGGCCGCTGCTGCCCGGGGTGCCCGGCCTGGGCGAGGGACCCGACGTCCAGTTGTGGCCGCATGTGCACGGCACGGACGCCATGTACCTGGCGCTCGTGCGCCGGACCTCCTGA
- a CDS encoding trypco2 family protein, which yields MTNEPGFVGLAEVIGRIRGELEEARADAEGRDLGFAVENVSLTFTVQVHRAGSGRGGVRIGVVTAELGGSVDHQTTHQVQVDLKPELTGGERVKVRRR from the coding sequence TTGACGAACGAACCGGGTTTCGTGGGACTGGCCGAGGTGATCGGCCGGATCCGGGGCGAGCTGGAGGAGGCCCGCGCCGACGCCGAGGGCCGGGACCTCGGTTTCGCCGTGGAGAACGTGAGCCTGACCTTCACCGTGCAGGTCCACCGCGCGGGCAGCGGCCGGGGCGGCGTCCGGATCGGCGTGGTGACGGCGGAACTGGGCGGCTCCGTCGACCACCAGACCACCCATCAGGTCCAGGTGGACCTGAAACCGGAGCTGACGGGCGGGGAGCGGGTGAAGGTGCGCAGACGCTAG
- the metK gene encoding methionine adenosyltransferase, which translates to MSRRLFTSESVTEGHPDKIADQISDTILDALLREDPTSRVAVETLITTGLVHVAGEVTTKAYADIANLVRGKILEIGYDSSKKGFDGASCGVSVSIGAQSPDIAQGVDTAYENRVEGDEDELDRQGAGDQGLMFGYASDETPTLMPLPVFLAHRLSKRLSEVRKNGTIPYLRPDGKTQVTIEYDGDKAVRLDTVVVSSQHASDIDLESLLAPDIKEFVVEPELKALLEDGIKIDTENYRLLVNPTGRFEIGGPMGDAGLTGRKIIIDTYGGMARHGGGAFSGKDPSKVDRSAAYAMRWVAKNVVAAGLAARCEVQVAYAIGKAEPVGLFVETFGTAKVDTEKIEKAIDEVFDLRPAAIIRDLDLLRPIYAQTAAYGHFGRELPDFTWERTDRVDALREAAGL; encoded by the coding sequence GTGTCCCGTCGCCTGTTCACCTCGGAGTCCGTGACCGAAGGTCACCCCGACAAGATCGCTGACCAGATCAGCGACACGATTCTCGACGCGCTTCTGCGTGAGGACCCGACCTCCCGGGTCGCCGTCGAAACCCTGATCACCACCGGTCTGGTGCACGTGGCCGGCGAGGTCACCACCAAGGCCTACGCGGACATCGCCAACCTGGTCCGCGGCAAGATCCTGGAGATCGGCTACGACTCCTCCAAGAAGGGCTTCGACGGCGCCTCCTGCGGTGTCTCGGTCTCCATCGGCGCCCAGTCCCCGGACATCGCGCAGGGCGTCGACACGGCGTACGAGAACCGCGTCGAGGGCGACGAGGACGAGCTGGACCGGCAGGGTGCCGGCGACCAGGGCCTGATGTTCGGCTACGCGTCCGACGAGACGCCGACGCTGATGCCGCTGCCGGTCTTCCTGGCGCACCGCCTGTCCAAGCGCCTGTCCGAGGTCCGCAAGAACGGCACCATCCCCTACCTGCGGCCGGACGGCAAGACCCAGGTCACCATCGAGTACGACGGCGACAAGGCCGTCCGCCTGGACACGGTCGTCGTCTCCTCCCAGCACGCGAGCGACATCGACCTGGAGTCGCTGCTGGCCCCGGACATCAAGGAGTTCGTCGTCGAGCCGGAGCTGAAGGCGCTCCTCGAGGACGGCATCAAGATCGACACGGAGAACTACCGCCTCCTGGTCAACCCGACCGGCCGCTTCGAGATCGGCGGCCCGATGGGCGACGCCGGCCTGACCGGCCGCAAGATCATCATCGACACCTACGGCGGCATGGCCCGGCACGGCGGCGGCGCCTTCTCCGGCAAGGACCCGTCGAAGGTCGACCGCTCCGCCGCGTACGCGATGCGCTGGGTCGCGAAGAACGTCGTGGCCGCGGGTCTCGCCGCGCGCTGCGAGGTCCAGGTCGCCTACGCCATCGGCAAGGCCGAGCCGGTGGGTCTGTTCGTGGAGACCTTCGGCACCGCCAAGGTCGACACCGAGAAGATCGAGAAGGCGATCGACGAGGTCTTCGACCTGCGCCCGGCCGCCATCATCCGCGACCTCGACCTGCTGCGCCCGATCTACGCGCAGACCGCGGCGTACGGTCACTTCGGCCGTGAGCTGCCCGACTTCACGTGGGAGCGCACCGACCGCGTGGACGCGCTGCGCGAGGCCGCGGGGCTGTAA
- a CDS encoding serine protease encodes MAAGGGGPAASPMTTPSWAVRIRGADGEIAGAGILLTPEWVLTCAHVVDRTADAMTAEFVGAVGHGVPAVPARPERDAYVPETLDADGDPSGDVALLRLERPRPVEETVRLHRLSAPNREVRMYGFPYQHNGGIWFRATAVGVCGRDGQVQLIPASPGELASPGCSGAGVADSDTGEVIGMVLSGQEDRHGNRFSFMSPVETIVRHLPRLDLVTTGPSAVDPQLRSTAEDILPELLDRPFAQRLAAWLRDDGSQVKISVVRHGDAAREATLRRAITLADRELRTPVSVDRASLDPPGTVPSAGGHDLAVYAEGRTSAGIAERIAERLGLPRHPEEAPLDRIRAARTSLNLVVVGVDEAVDPLGVLDLLDVLRADGSRLLLVLRTAGDCHRRAREQLLTGPARGRRARLVERLKEITGPRAEDLRERLAAVVPQGVRPLDSDLVAAHAALADLLRAAGEADHDGGGLGDPAPGPGPDLARYERLADRVEGRLAAAVAALDRLRDRRDELAGRLRSYQVLHQHSLRGEEDPVVDGLYLRAHTLLRARPCDVRTAEAAVDAYTRRVDGHSEGDGPGAGSGHGAGDSRGAGGGYGSGDGHGAGDGPGAQAGYGSGGGRGDQDAYEARDGLGGGDGPAARDDYGAWGGHEAADGHGAGGGGGHGAGHGHAARDGRGAPDGRGAGNGRGAGGSRGAGGGRGAGDGCGGGDGRGGGDAS; translated from the coding sequence ATGGCTGCTGGCGGGGGAGGCCCGGCCGCCTCGCCGATGACGACGCCGAGCTGGGCGGTGCGGATCCGGGGAGCGGACGGGGAGATCGCGGGAGCCGGCATTCTGCTGACTCCGGAGTGGGTGCTCACCTGCGCCCATGTGGTGGACCGGACGGCGGACGCGATGACCGCGGAGTTCGTCGGCGCGGTCGGCCACGGCGTGCCCGCGGTCCCCGCCAGGCCGGAGCGCGACGCCTACGTGCCGGAGACGCTGGACGCCGACGGCGACCCCAGCGGCGATGTGGCACTGCTGCGGCTGGAGCGGCCCCGCCCCGTCGAGGAAACGGTTCGGCTGCACCGGCTGTCCGCACCCAACCGTGAGGTGCGGATGTACGGCTTCCCGTACCAGCACAACGGCGGCATCTGGTTCCGCGCCACCGCCGTCGGGGTCTGCGGACGCGACGGACAGGTCCAGCTGATCCCGGCCAGTCCCGGTGAGCTGGCCAGCCCGGGGTGCAGCGGTGCGGGCGTCGCCGACAGCGACACCGGCGAGGTCATCGGCATGGTGCTCAGCGGCCAGGAGGACCGGCACGGCAACCGGTTCTCCTTCATGAGTCCCGTCGAGACCATCGTGCGCCACCTGCCCCGGCTCGACCTCGTCACCACGGGTCCCAGCGCCGTCGACCCCCAACTGCGGTCCACCGCCGAGGACATACTCCCGGAGCTGCTCGACCGGCCGTTCGCCCAGCGCCTCGCCGCCTGGCTGCGCGACGACGGCAGCCAGGTGAAGATCAGCGTCGTCCGGCACGGCGACGCGGCGCGCGAGGCCACCCTGCGCCGCGCCATCACCCTCGCCGACCGCGAGTTGCGCACACCGGTCTCCGTCGACCGGGCCTCCCTCGACCCGCCGGGCACCGTTCCGTCGGCCGGTGGTCACGACCTCGCCGTCTACGCGGAGGGGCGGACCTCGGCCGGTATCGCCGAGCGGATCGCCGAACGCCTGGGACTGCCGCGGCACCCTGAGGAAGCTCCGCTCGACCGGATCCGGGCCGCGAGGACCAGCCTCAACCTGGTCGTCGTCGGAGTCGACGAGGCGGTCGATCCGCTCGGCGTGCTGGACCTGCTGGACGTGCTGCGCGCCGACGGCAGCCGTCTGCTGCTCGTCCTGCGCACGGCCGGGGACTGCCACCGTCGTGCCCGCGAGCAACTGCTCACCGGACCCGCGCGGGGACGGCGTGCCCGGCTCGTCGAGCGGCTGAAGGAGATCACCGGTCCGCGCGCCGAGGACCTGCGCGAACGCCTCGCCGCCGTGGTGCCCCAGGGCGTGCGTCCCCTCGACTCCGACCTGGTGGCCGCCCACGCCGCCCTCGCCGACCTGCTCCGCGCGGCGGGCGAAGCGGACCACGACGGGGGAGGTCTCGGGGACCCGGCTCCCGGACCCGGCCCGGACCTCGCGCGGTACGAGCGGCTGGCCGACCGGGTCGAGGGCCGGCTGGCGGCGGCCGTCGCGGCACTCGACCGGCTCCGCGACCGGCGCGACGAACTCGCCGGGCGCCTGCGGAGCTACCAGGTCCTGCACCAGCACTCCTTGCGGGGCGAGGAGGACCCGGTGGTGGACGGCCTCTACCTCCGGGCTCACACCCTGCTCCGGGCAAGGCCCTGCGACGTGCGCACGGCTGAAGCGGCGGTGGACGCCTACACCCGGCGCGTCGACGGCCACAGCGAAGGCGACGGACCGGGTGCCGGGAGCGGGCACGGAGCCGGGGACAGCCGCGGCGCCGGGGGTGGCTACGGATCCGGGGACGGGCACGGAGCCGGGGACGGGCCAGGAGCCCAGGCCGGTTACGGATCCGGAGGCGGCCGGGGAGACCAGGACGCCTACGAAGCCCGGGACGGGCTCGGCGGAGGCGACGGACCGGCCGCCCGGGACGACTACGGAGCCTGGGGCGGCCACGAGGCTGCGGACGGGCACGGGGCCGGGGGTGGGGGCGGCCACGGAGCGGGGCACGGCCACGCAGCCCGGGACGGCCGAGGAGCCCCGGATGGCCGCGGCGCAGGGAACGGACGGGGCGCTGGGGGCAGCCGCGGCGCAGGGGGCGGCCGCGGCGCAGGGGATGGCTGCGGCGGAGGGGACGGACGCGGCGGAGGGGATGCGTCATGA
- the gmk gene encoding guanylate kinase produces the protein MAATPRGTSPVPPDARPRLTVLSGPSGVGKSTVVAHMRKEHPEVWLSVSATTRRPRPGEQHGVHYFFVSDEEMDKLIANGELLEWAEFAGNRYGTPRTAVLERLEAGEPVLLEIDLQGARQVRESMPEARLVFLAPPSWDELVRRLTGRGTEPPEVIERRLAAAKVELAAEPEFDQTLVNTSVEDVARELLALTNVV, from the coding sequence ATGGCTGCAACACCCCGGGGGACGTCCCCCGTACCCCCGGACGCACGTCCGCGGCTGACCGTGCTCTCCGGCCCCTCGGGGGTCGGCAAGAGCACGGTCGTCGCCCATATGCGCAAGGAACACCCCGAGGTATGGCTGTCGGTCTCGGCGACGACCCGCAGGCCCCGCCCCGGCGAGCAGCACGGTGTCCACTACTTCTTCGTCAGCGACGAGGAGATGGACAAGCTGATCGCCAACGGCGAGCTGCTGGAGTGGGCCGAGTTCGCCGGCAACCGCTATGGCACGCCGCGTACGGCCGTGCTGGAGCGCCTGGAGGCCGGTGAGCCGGTCCTCCTGGAGATCGACCTCCAGGGAGCGCGGCAGGTCCGCGAGTCCATGCCCGAGGCCCGGCTGGTGTTTCTGGCCCCGCCCTCCTGGGACGAGCTGGTGCGCAGGCTCACCGGCCGGGGCACCGAACCGCCCGAGGTGATCGAGCGTCGCCTCGCCGCGGCCAAGGTCGAGCTGGCGGCCGAGCCGGAGTTCGACCAGACCCTGGTGAACACCTCCGTCGAGGACGTGGCGCGCGAGCTGCTAGCCTTGACGAACGTCGTGTGA
- the coaBC gene encoding bifunctional phosphopantothenoylcysteine decarboxylase/phosphopantothenate--cysteine ligase CoaBC gives MDKPKVVLGVSGGIAAYKACELLRRLTESGHEVRVVPTASALHFVGAATWSALSGNPVSTEVWDDVHEVPHVRIGQHADLVVVAPATADMLAKAAHGLADDLLTNTLLTARCPVVFAPAMHTEMWEHPATQENVATLRRRGAVVIEPAVGRLTGVDTGKGRLPDPGEIFEVCRRVLARGVREPDLAGRHVVVSAGGTREPLDPVRFLGNRSSGKQGYALARTAAARGARVTLVAANASMPDPAGVDVVPVGTAVELREAMLRAAADADAVVMAAAVADFRPATYATGKIKKKDDQEPAPIVLVRNPDILAEISAPRARSGQVVVGFAAETDDVLANGRAKLKRKGCDLLVVNEVGERKTFGSEENEAVVLGADGSETPVAHGPKEALADTVWDLVVRRLE, from the coding sequence GTGGACAAGCCCAAGGTCGTTCTGGGGGTCAGCGGCGGCATCGCCGCGTACAAGGCCTGTGAGCTGCTGCGCAGACTCACCGAGTCCGGGCACGAGGTCCGGGTCGTCCCCACCGCCTCCGCACTGCACTTCGTCGGCGCCGCCACCTGGTCCGCGCTGTCCGGCAACCCCGTGTCGACCGAGGTCTGGGACGACGTCCACGAGGTCCCGCACGTGCGCATCGGCCAGCACGCCGACCTGGTCGTCGTCGCCCCGGCCACCGCCGACATGCTCGCCAAGGCGGCCCACGGCCTGGCCGACGACCTGCTCACCAACACCCTGCTCACGGCCCGCTGCCCGGTCGTCTTCGCGCCCGCGATGCACACCGAGATGTGGGAGCACCCGGCCACCCAGGAAAACGTGGCGACGCTGCGCCGCCGCGGCGCCGTGGTGATCGAGCCCGCCGTAGGCCGCCTCACCGGCGTCGACACCGGCAAGGGCCGACTGCCCGACCCGGGCGAGATCTTCGAGGTCTGCCGCCGGGTGCTCGCCCGCGGTGTGCGCGAGCCCGACCTCGCCGGACGGCACGTGGTCGTCAGCGCCGGCGGCACCCGGGAGCCGCTCGACCCGGTCCGCTTCCTCGGCAACCGCTCCTCCGGCAAGCAGGGCTACGCCCTCGCCCGCACCGCTGCCGCCCGCGGCGCCCGCGTCACGCTCGTCGCGGCGAACGCCTCGATGCCGGACCCGGCCGGCGTGGACGTGGTGCCGGTCGGCACGGCGGTGGAGCTGCGCGAGGCGATGCTGCGCGCCGCGGCCGACGCCGACGCCGTCGTCATGGCCGCGGCGGTGGCCGACTTCCGGCCCGCGACGTACGCCACCGGGAAGATCAAGAAGAAGGACGACCAGGAACCCGCACCGATCGTCCTGGTGCGTAATCCGGACATCCTCGCGGAGATCTCCGCGCCCCGGGCTCGCTCCGGCCAGGTGGTCGTCGGCTTCGCCGCCGAGACCGACGACGTCCTGGCCAACGGCCGGGCCAAGCTGAAACGCAAGGGCTGCGACCTCCTCGTGGTGAACGAGGTGGGGGAGCGCAAGACCTTCGGCTCCGAGGAGAACGAGGCGGTGGTCCTGGGCGCCGACGGCAGCGAGACACCGGTCGCCCACGGTCCCAAGGAAGCCCTGGCCGACACGGTCTGGGACCTCGTCGTCCGGCGGCTGGAATGA
- a CDS encoding integration host factor, with amino-acid sequence MALPPLTPEQRAAALEKAAAARRERAEVKNRLKHSGASLHEVIKQGQENDVIGKMKVSALLESLPGVGKVRAKQIMERLGISESRRVRGLGSNQIASLEREFGSTGS; translated from the coding sequence GTGGCTCTTCCGCCCCTTACCCCTGAACAGCGCGCAGCCGCGCTCGAAAAGGCCGCCGCGGCTCGCCGGGAGCGGGCCGAGGTCAAGAATCGACTCAAGCACTCCGGCGCCTCCCTCCACGAGGTCATCAAGCAGGGTCAGGAGAACGACGTCATCGGCAAGATGAAGGTCTCCGCCCTCCTCGAGTCCCTGCCGGGCGTGGGCAAAGTCCGCGCCAAGCAGATCATGGAGCGACTGGGCATCTCCGAGAGCCGCCGCGTGCGCGGTCTCGGGTCCAACCAGATCGCGTCCCTGGAGCGCGAGTTCGGCAGCACCGGCAGCTGA